In Notolabrus celidotus isolate fNotCel1 chromosome 22, fNotCel1.pri, whole genome shotgun sequence, one genomic interval encodes:
- the med6 gene encoding mediator of RNA polymerase II transcription subunit 6 isoform X1 — protein sequence MAATCKADNLLGISWVDSGWVPILNPGNVLDYFSERSNPFYDRTCNNEVVKMQRLSLEHLNQMVGVEYILLHAQEPILYIIRKQQRQSPTQEIPLADYYIIAGVVYQAPDLGTVISSRALSAVHGIQSAFDEAMSYCRYHPSKGYWWHFKDQEEREKTKPKSKKKEEPSSLFQRHRVDTLLLDLRSKFPPTFYQPKPGEKPIPVEVKKEPEPPTETVKQEEREPATKTSAPAPPSKPPPEKRARLQ from the exons ACAACCTGTTGGGGATTTCGTGGGTGGACAGCGGCTGGGTTCCCATTCTTAACCCTGGAAATGTCCTCGACTACTTCTCTGAGAGGAGCAACCCGTTCTACGACCGAACCTGTAACAACGAGGTGGTGAAGATGCAGCGGCTGAGCCTGGAGCATCTGAA TCAGATGGTGGGAGTGGAGTACATCCTTCTTCACGCTCAGGAGCCAATTCTTTATATAATCCGTAAACAACAGAGGCAGTCGCCAACACAAG aAATTCCCTTAGCGGATTACTACATCATAGCAGGAGTGGTGTACCAGGCCCCAGACCTGGGAACGGTGATCAGCTCCAGAGCG TTGTCTGCTGTTCACGGCATCCAGTCCGCCTTTGACGAGGCGATGTCATACTGCCGCTATCATCCGTCCAAAGGATACTGGTGGCACTTCAAGGaccaggaggagagag aaaaaaccaaaccaaagtctaaaaagaaagaagaaccgAGCTCACTGTTTCAGAGGCACCGTGTGGACACACTCCTTCTGGACCTCAGGTCCAAGTTCCCACCAACATTTTACCAG CCCAAGCCCGGAGAGAAGCCGATTCCAG TCGAGGTGAAGAAAGAGCCTGAACCTCCGACAGAAACTGtgaaacaagaggagagagagccgGCCACTAAGACCTCCGCCCCGGCTCCACCGAGCAAACCGCCTCCTGAGAAGAGAGCGAGGCTGCAGTGA
- the med6 gene encoding mediator of RNA polymerase II transcription subunit 6 isoform X2 encodes MAAVDFRDNLLGISWVDSGWVPILNPGNVLDYFSERSNPFYDRTCNNEVVKMQRLSLEHLNQMVGVEYILLHAQEPILYIIRKQQRQSPTQEIPLADYYIIAGVVYQAPDLGTVISSRALSAVHGIQSAFDEAMSYCRYHPSKGYWWHFKDQEEREKTKPKSKKKEEPSSLFQRHRVDTLLLDLRSKFPPTFYQPKPGEKPIPVEVKKEPEPPTETVKQEEREPATKTSAPAPPSKPPPEKRARLQ; translated from the exons ATGGCGGCGGTAGATTTCAGAG ACAACCTGTTGGGGATTTCGTGGGTGGACAGCGGCTGGGTTCCCATTCTTAACCCTGGAAATGTCCTCGACTACTTCTCTGAGAGGAGCAACCCGTTCTACGACCGAACCTGTAACAACGAGGTGGTGAAGATGCAGCGGCTGAGCCTGGAGCATCTGAA TCAGATGGTGGGAGTGGAGTACATCCTTCTTCACGCTCAGGAGCCAATTCTTTATATAATCCGTAAACAACAGAGGCAGTCGCCAACACAAG aAATTCCCTTAGCGGATTACTACATCATAGCAGGAGTGGTGTACCAGGCCCCAGACCTGGGAACGGTGATCAGCTCCAGAGCG TTGTCTGCTGTTCACGGCATCCAGTCCGCCTTTGACGAGGCGATGTCATACTGCCGCTATCATCCGTCCAAAGGATACTGGTGGCACTTCAAGGaccaggaggagagag aaaaaaccaaaccaaagtctaaaaagaaagaagaaccgAGCTCACTGTTTCAGAGGCACCGTGTGGACACACTCCTTCTGGACCTCAGGTCCAAGTTCCCACCAACATTTTACCAG CCCAAGCCCGGAGAGAAGCCGATTCCAG TCGAGGTGAAGAAAGAGCCTGAACCTCCGACAGAAACTGtgaaacaagaggagagagagccgGCCACTAAGACCTCCGCCCCGGCTCCACCGAGCAAACCGCCTCCTGAGAAGAGAGCGAGGCTGCAGTGA